In the genome of Bradyrhizobium sp. CIAT3101, one region contains:
- a CDS encoding ABC transporter permease subunit (The N-terminal region of this protein, as described by TIGR01726, is a three transmembrane segment that identifies a subfamily of ABC transporter permease subunits, which specificities that include histidine, arginine, glutamine, glutamate, L-cystine (sic), the opines (in Agrobacterium) octopine and nopaline, etc.) yields MTTLNDGIQTHTRRATVLGSLVSNVAVRRFVWQALAALALFGAVFWLAGNLHHNLAARNISSGFGFLTREAGLPIAEHLIAYTPADSYFRALLVGTLNTLSVAFWSIILATILGTAIGVARTSKNWLLAKLSSIYVDLFRDVPLLLQLFLWYTILQKLPPVRQALNPVAGVFLSNRGLSFPVVDWQAAHGWTLVAFVLGLLATTLYAKRTSRKQLDDGRARSFWPIAITLLVAIPFVVGFSLGASVTLDMPQPKGFNIRGGATVSPEFFALLVGLVVYNAAFIAEIVRSGLESVGRGQHEAARALGLHPKHILTWIVFPQALRVIVPPLTSQYLNVTKGSSLAVAIGYQDIVSVATTSMNQTGQSIELVGVIMGVYLTISLSISLLMNIYNARVALVER; encoded by the coding sequence ATGACGACACTCAACGACGGCATACAAACGCACACTCGTCGAGCAACAGTGCTGGGCTCACTTGTTTCGAACGTCGCCGTTCGTAGATTCGTTTGGCAAGCGCTCGCTGCGCTCGCCTTGTTTGGAGCTGTCTTCTGGCTCGCCGGAAATCTCCACCACAATCTTGCAGCGCGCAACATCTCATCAGGATTCGGCTTCCTTACTCGCGAAGCGGGTTTGCCTATTGCCGAACACTTGATCGCTTACACCCCGGCAGACAGCTATTTCCGCGCGCTTCTCGTAGGAACCCTGAATACGCTGTCGGTCGCGTTCTGGAGCATCATCCTTGCGACCATTCTCGGCACCGCAATCGGTGTCGCACGCACTTCGAAGAACTGGCTGCTCGCCAAGCTTTCTTCCATTTACGTCGATCTATTCCGGGACGTTCCGCTCCTGCTCCAGCTCTTTCTTTGGTACACCATCCTCCAGAAGCTACCGCCCGTTCGGCAGGCTCTAAATCCCGTCGCCGGCGTTTTTCTGTCGAATCGCGGATTGAGCTTTCCCGTCGTGGATTGGCAAGCCGCGCATGGTTGGACACTGGTCGCCTTTGTTCTCGGCCTTCTGGCAACGACGCTGTACGCAAAGAGAACGTCCCGCAAGCAACTGGATGATGGCCGCGCAAGGTCGTTCTGGCCGATAGCCATCACCCTTCTGGTCGCCATCCCGTTCGTCGTCGGATTCTCGCTCGGCGCATCTGTGACTCTCGATATGCCTCAGCCGAAAGGCTTCAATATTCGCGGCGGCGCGACCGTTTCCCCCGAATTCTTCGCACTTCTCGTCGGTCTCGTCGTTTACAATGCCGCGTTCATCGCCGAAATCGTCCGATCGGGACTGGAATCGGTAGGCCGCGGGCAGCACGAAGCGGCTCGCGCCCTCGGGCTCCATCCGAAACACATTCTGACTTGGATCGTATTTCCGCAGGCCTTGCGCGTCATTGTGCCTCCGTTGACCAGCCAATATCTCAATGTGACCAAAGGCTCCTCCCTCGCCGTCGCGATCGGCTACCAGGACATTGTGTCCGTCGCGACAACCTCGATGAATCAGACAGGCCAGTCCATCGAGCTCGTGGGCGTCATCATGGGCGTCTATTTAACGATCAGTCTTTCTATCAGTCTTCTGATGAACATCTACAACGCCCGTGTGGCTTTGGTGGAGCGCTGA
- a CDS encoding amino acid ABC transporter permease, producing the protein MVALVEHIVNPTLIEARERPELIGGGFFAWARENLFYSWPSSLTTLVLLVAMAKFGISLFQWAFLDAVWHVPAGPQGPITDSCRALGSGACWAVIREKHRFILFGTYPFEQHWRPAIVIALFVGLFVVSAMKRFWRIELAALWGLTLLLIGLLMWGGVFGLTFVSQANWGGLALTLIIATIGVAIAFPLSVFVALGRRSDLPFIKWLCVAYVEVIRGVPLITLLFMASVMFPLLMPEGVNLDKLVRAQIAIILFFAAYLAEVVRGGLQALPKGQYEAAYVLGLSYWQSSRRIVLPQALRTVIPPLVNNFIGFFKDTSLVLIIGLYDLLHSAQVAVAEPAWQGFGVETYIFAGLIYFVFCFAMSRYSQWLEFGLSMQRHR; encoded by the coding sequence ATGGTTGCTTTGGTTGAACACATCGTCAATCCGACGCTCATTGAAGCGCGCGAACGCCCGGAATTGATCGGTGGCGGCTTCTTCGCTTGGGCGCGGGAGAACCTCTTCTACTCGTGGCCTTCCTCGCTCACGACACTGGTCTTGCTGGTGGCCATGGCGAAGTTCGGAATCTCGCTGTTCCAATGGGCTTTTCTTGACGCCGTGTGGCATGTTCCAGCCGGTCCACAGGGCCCCATTACCGATAGCTGTAGAGCGCTGGGAAGTGGAGCTTGCTGGGCAGTAATCCGGGAGAAGCACCGCTTCATCCTGTTCGGTACATACCCCTTCGAGCAGCATTGGCGGCCGGCGATCGTCATTGCCCTTTTCGTTGGATTGTTTGTCGTGTCTGCGATGAAGCGATTCTGGCGCATCGAACTCGCAGCACTGTGGGGCCTCACCCTCCTCCTGATAGGACTGCTCATGTGGGGCGGCGTATTCGGGCTCACATTCGTCTCCCAGGCGAACTGGGGCGGCCTGGCGCTTACGCTTATCATTGCGACCATCGGAGTCGCGATCGCGTTTCCGTTGTCAGTCTTCGTAGCCCTTGGCCGACGCTCGGATCTCCCATTCATCAAGTGGCTCTGCGTGGCCTACGTCGAAGTCATTCGCGGCGTCCCTCTGATCACCCTTCTTTTCATGGCAAGTGTCATGTTTCCGCTGTTGATGCCCGAAGGCGTCAATCTCGACAAACTTGTGCGAGCCCAGATCGCCATCATCCTCTTCTTCGCTGCGTATCTGGCGGAAGTCGTGCGCGGCGGCCTGCAAGCGCTTCCGAAAGGGCAGTACGAGGCCGCGTATGTATTGGGGCTTTCCTATTGGCAGAGTTCAAGGCGGATTGTGCTTCCGCAAGCCTTGCGGACAGTCATTCCGCCGCTCGTCAACAACTTCATCGGCTTTTTCAAGGACACCTCTCTGGTCCTGATCATCGGCCTATACGACCTTCTGCACTCGGCACAGGTCGCCGTTGCCGAACCGGCCTGGCAGGGATTTGGCGTGGAGACCTACATCTTTGCCGGCCTGATCTACTTTGTCTTCTGCTTTGCAATGTCGCGATACAGCCAATGGCTGGAATTCGGCCTCAGCATGCAAAGACACCGCTGA
- a CDS encoding amino acid ABC transporter ATP-binding protein — MIQPVIAETDPTTKATAVSIQKVNKWYGSLHVLRDVDLDVAAGERVVICGPSGSGKSTLIRCINNLEEHQQGTIVVDGIQVDHNIAHLDAVRREVGMVFQSFNLFPHLTVLENCTIAPMLVRGVARADADAQARAYLERVRIPDQANKFPGQLSGGQQQRVAIARALCMKPKIMLFDEPTSALDPEMVKEVLDTMVSLARDGMTMICVTHEMGFAREVADRVVFMDHGQIVESGSPQAVFGQPKSDRLKLFLGQVLRQH; from the coding sequence GTGATCCAACCAGTGATCGCCGAAACTGACCCGACAACGAAGGCAACTGCCGTTTCGATACAGAAGGTCAACAAGTGGTACGGCAGCTTGCACGTACTTCGCGACGTCGATCTCGATGTGGCGGCCGGCGAACGAGTCGTGATCTGCGGTCCTTCAGGCTCGGGGAAGTCCACGCTTATCCGCTGTATCAACAATCTTGAGGAACATCAGCAGGGCACGATTGTCGTGGACGGCATACAGGTCGACCACAACATCGCCCATCTGGATGCCGTTCGCCGGGAGGTCGGGATGGTGTTCCAAAGCTTCAATTTATTCCCGCATCTGACCGTTCTCGAAAACTGCACGATTGCACCTATGCTCGTGCGCGGCGTCGCTCGTGCAGACGCCGATGCGCAAGCTAGAGCCTACCTGGAGCGCGTCCGCATTCCCGATCAAGCCAATAAGTTCCCGGGACAACTTTCGGGCGGACAGCAACAGCGCGTCGCCATCGCCCGCGCCCTATGCATGAAGCCCAAGATCATGCTGTTCGACGAACCAACGTCGGCTCTCGATCCGGAGATGGTCAAAGAGGTGCTCGATACGATGGTTTCGCTCGCCAGGGATGGCATGACGATGATTTGCGTCACCCATGAAATGGGATTTGCTCGCGAAGTAGCCGATCGCGTCGTGTTCATGGACCATGGCCAGATCGTCGAATCCGGAAGTCCGCAGGCGGTGTTTGGCCAACCAAAGAGCGATCGGCTCAAGCTATTCTTAGGTCAAGTTCTTAGACAACACTGA
- a CDS encoding M20 aminoacylase family protein has translation MTDFATLDREMTEWRRDLHRHPEFGFEERRTAAFVAAKLREFGLDDVTEGVGGTGVIGTLRRGTGNRCIALRADMDALRISEQGEIGHRSLNPGVMHACGHDGHTAMLLGAAKLLSEEGGFDGTVRFVFQPAEEWGRGALAMLDNGLMERFPFEEIYGLHNMPGLAVGHVQTRVGPIMSAEDNFEIVLKGIGSHAARPHHGKETLVAACATVMNIQSIVSRRLSPTDIGVVSVTELITDGTRNVLPGLARILGDARSFRPEVSAEIEAQMRAIAEGTARTYNLSVEVTYTREFVPLLNDPALVEEAFAAAHTVAPPENVATAHEPMTGSEDFARFLAHVPGCFLFIGNGTSSAPLHNPSYDFNDEALLTGTKLHVAITRRRLPEA, from the coding sequence ATGACCGACTTCGCGACGCTGGACCGCGAAATGACGGAGTGGAGACGGGATCTCCACCGGCATCCAGAATTCGGGTTCGAGGAGCGCCGCACTGCAGCTTTCGTGGCAGCAAAGCTCCGCGAATTTGGTTTAGACGACGTTACTGAGGGGGTCGGCGGTACGGGAGTGATTGGCACGCTGAGGCGCGGAACGGGCAATCGCTGCATCGCGCTGCGCGCCGACATGGACGCACTACGCATCTCTGAGCAAGGAGAGATTGGTCATCGGTCACTCAATCCCGGTGTTATGCACGCGTGCGGTCATGATGGTCATACCGCGATGCTTCTTGGCGCCGCCAAGCTTCTGTCCGAAGAAGGTGGGTTCGATGGCACCGTGCGTTTTGTCTTCCAACCCGCCGAGGAATGGGGTCGAGGGGCACTCGCGATGCTCGACAACGGTTTGATGGAACGGTTTCCGTTTGAGGAAATTTATGGCCTCCATAATATGCCAGGTCTTGCGGTCGGCCACGTGCAAACCCGTGTTGGGCCCATCATGTCGGCAGAGGACAACTTCGAAATTGTACTGAAGGGCATCGGCAGCCACGCCGCCCGTCCTCATCATGGCAAGGAGACCCTTGTGGCCGCGTGCGCGACCGTCATGAATATTCAGTCGATAGTGTCGCGGCGGCTGAGCCCGACCGATATCGGTGTTGTCTCGGTGACCGAGCTCATTACCGACGGCACCCGGAACGTGCTGCCAGGACTAGCACGAATCCTGGGCGATGCACGCAGCTTCCGCCCCGAAGTCAGCGCGGAGATCGAGGCCCAGATGCGTGCGATTGCTGAAGGAACCGCCCGCACCTACAATCTTTCCGTCGAGGTTACATATACGCGCGAGTTTGTGCCGCTCCTGAACGACCCTGCCCTCGTCGAGGAAGCGTTTGCTGCTGCACATACCGTCGCTCCGCCAGAGAATGTCGCGACCGCGCATGAACCTATGACTGGATCGGAAGACTTCGCACGGTTTCTGGCGCACGTGCCGGGCTGCTTTCTGTTCATAGGCAATGGCACGAGCTCTGCTCCCTTGCACAACCCAAGCTACGACTTCAACGACGAGGCGCTTCTTACCGGCACCAAGCTCCATGTCGCAATCACGCGGCGTCGACTACCAGAGGCATGA
- a CDS encoding Zn-dependent hydrolase yields the protein MTIAIDAARLIERIEELGGIGRDEAGRLCRVAGTDADREGRDLLCEWLKQAGLRIEVDRIGNIYGIWEPEDASGEPVVMGSHIDTVIDAGIYDGCFGVLAGLAVIEAMQQASLRPARPLAVVAYTNEEGVRFAPDMMGSLVAAGGLATDDALAAIGTDGTTLGAELARIGYAGSREPGFLRPHAYVELHIEQGPVLEAEGLPIGAVENLQGISWQRVSIAGTANHAGTTPMVMRRDAGVAAGRVIAFLDDLARRTQDAVATVGTIRFEPNAINVIPSAAVFTVDLRNPDEDRLRSQEAALQRFLDGLVVEGYEVKTERLARFKPVIFAPEIVSAVEESAGQRQLLCRRMTSGAGHDAQMIARVAPAAMIFVPSKDGISHNPAEFTADHELIAGANVLLDVARKLSQ from the coding sequence ATGACTATTGCGATTGACGCAGCTCGCCTGATCGAGCGTATCGAAGAACTGGGCGGGATCGGCCGAGACGAAGCCGGTCGCCTCTGCCGTGTTGCCGGCACCGATGCCGACCGCGAGGGGCGAGACCTTCTTTGTGAATGGTTGAAGCAGGCGGGCTTGCGGATCGAAGTCGACCGCATTGGTAACATCTATGGCATCTGGGAGCCGGAAGATGCTTCAGGTGAGCCGGTCGTAATGGGATCCCATATCGATACGGTCATCGATGCCGGCATCTACGATGGCTGCTTTGGCGTGCTGGCGGGATTGGCAGTGATCGAAGCAATGCAGCAAGCGAGCCTTCGACCGGCCCGGCCTCTCGCCGTAGTCGCCTACACCAATGAAGAGGGCGTACGCTTCGCTCCTGACATGATGGGCAGCCTCGTCGCGGCAGGGGGACTCGCTACCGACGATGCTCTGGCTGCCATCGGGACCGACGGAACCACCCTTGGTGCGGAGCTTGCTCGCATCGGCTACGCCGGATCCCGAGAACCGGGATTCCTACGACCCCATGCTTACGTCGAACTTCACATAGAACAAGGCCCTGTCTTGGAAGCCGAAGGCCTGCCTATCGGTGCCGTCGAAAATCTCCAGGGCATTTCGTGGCAGAGGGTGTCAATAGCGGGCACGGCAAACCACGCAGGAACCACGCCCATGGTGATGCGTCGCGATGCAGGTGTTGCAGCGGGACGAGTTATCGCCTTCCTTGATGACCTGGCGCGAAGAACGCAGGACGCCGTGGCGACGGTCGGCACCATCCGGTTCGAACCGAACGCGATCAATGTGATTCCTTCAGCCGCTGTCTTCACTGTCGACTTAAGGAATCCCGACGAGGATCGGCTGAGATCTCAGGAGGCGGCGCTTCAGAGGTTCTTGGACGGACTTGTCGTCGAAGGCTATGAGGTAAAGACCGAGCGTTTGGCTCGCTTTAAGCCGGTGATATTCGCGCCTGAAATTGTGAGCGCCGTTGAGGAGTCCGCTGGCCAGCGGCAGCTGCTCTGCCGGCGAATGACGTCAGGCGCAGGTCATGACGCACAAATGATCGCGCGAGTTGCCCCGGCGGCAATGATATTCGTGCCGTCAAAGGACGGGATTAGTCATAACCCCGCAGAGTTCACGGCCGATCATGAGCTGATCGCGGGCGCTAACGTCCTTCTCGACGTCGCGAGGAAGCTGAGCCAATGA
- a CDS encoding amino acid ABC transporter substrate-binding protein codes for MRHSDLYCSTLAKRHDMLRRALRTTICAAAFAIAPLAAQAQAQNSPAATSTVDTLGAIRARGYLICGISGDKPGFSFADSKGVMQGLDVDLCRSVAAAIFGDPAKARFTSLTSLTRFPALQSGEVDLIARYTTWTLTREASLGLEVAAVYFYDGQGFLVKKSIGAKSALDLNGASVCVEPGSTGEVNLVDYFRANKLELKPVVIEKLEQIRDALMSDRCDAYTNDSAQLGSFKATLGPAGDNYVVLPEIISKEPLGLFVRKGDQRFFDIVRWTHVALLTAEEFGITQSNVETFRKSANPQIQRFMGETNDLGATLGLDTQWAVNAVKAVGNFAEIWDRNIVPLGIPRGINRLVKDGGAQYAPPMR; via the coding sequence ATGCGACATTCGGATTTGTACTGTTCGACGCTCGCGAAACGCCACGACATGTTGCGCCGTGCCCTGCGTACGACGATCTGCGCAGCAGCGTTCGCGATCGCGCCGTTGGCCGCTCAAGCTCAGGCACAGAACTCCCCCGCAGCGACCAGTACGGTAGACACGCTCGGTGCCATCAGGGCCCGCGGATATCTGATCTGTGGCATCTCGGGGGACAAGCCCGGCTTTAGTTTCGCCGACAGCAAGGGCGTCATGCAGGGGCTCGATGTTGATCTCTGCCGTTCCGTCGCAGCCGCAATCTTCGGCGATCCCGCGAAGGCGCGCTTCACTTCTTTGACTAGTCTTACACGCTTCCCCGCACTGCAGTCTGGCGAAGTCGACCTCATTGCGCGATATACGACTTGGACTCTCACTCGTGAGGCCAGTCTCGGTCTGGAGGTCGCTGCAGTCTACTTCTATGATGGCCAAGGTTTTCTCGTAAAGAAAAGCATTGGCGCAAAAAGCGCGCTGGATCTCAACGGCGCATCCGTCTGTGTGGAGCCTGGCTCGACCGGCGAGGTGAACCTCGTCGACTATTTTCGAGCCAATAAGCTTGAACTAAAACCTGTTGTCATTGAGAAGCTAGAACAGATCCGCGACGCGCTGATGAGCGACCGCTGCGACGCCTACACGAACGATAGTGCGCAACTGGGTTCGTTCAAGGCGACGCTGGGTCCCGCGGGCGACAACTATGTCGTGCTCCCCGAAATCATCTCGAAAGAGCCTCTCGGACTCTTCGTCCGCAAAGGTGACCAACGCTTTTTCGACATCGTCCGATGGACACATGTCGCGCTGCTCACCGCCGAGGAGTTCGGCATTACCCAATCAAATGTAGAGACGTTCCGTAAGAGCGCTAATCCCCAAATTCAGCGTTTCATGGGCGAGACGAACGATCTCGGTGCGACTTTGGGCTTGGACACCCAGTGGGCTGTGAACGCAGTTAAGGCGGTCGGCAACTTCGCCGAGATCTGGGATCGCAATATTGTACCACTGGGCATTCCCCGCGGCATCAACCGCCTCGTGAAAGATGGCGGCGCGCAATACGCCCCGCCGATGCGTTGA
- a CDS encoding amino acid ABC transporter substrate-binding protein, which translates to MPLGAPKKIKRIAFDREGTTMVTFGYAITRAGRPHSKLAVALGAAALVAAMAIAPLGAQAQTQSGQSTSASDKVDTLGAIKARGYFICGVAGDRPGFSFPDSKGVMQGLDADICRSVAAAIFGDPEKIRFTSLTSLTRFPALQSGEVDMLARFTTWTLTREASLGLDVASIYFYDGQGFMVKKSLGVKSALELDGATVCVTQGSTSEANMVDFFRTHNLALKPIVIEKVEQVRDALANNRCDAYTNDSSLLGSLKLSMGPAGDEYILLPDIISKEPLGTFVRKGDQRFFDIVRWTYIAMLTAEESGIAKTNIDTFRKTRDPQNQRFVGETGDLGAALGLDAQWAVNVVKAVGNTAELWDRTIASLGIQRGANRLAKDGGIQYAPPMR; encoded by the coding sequence ATGCCATTAGGCGCACCCAAGAAAATCAAACGCATCGCATTCGACAGGGAAGGAACGACCATGGTGACTTTTGGATACGCCATCACGCGCGCAGGCAGGCCGCACTCAAAACTGGCGGTCGCGCTCGGCGCGGCGGCGCTGGTAGCAGCGATGGCAATCGCTCCACTTGGCGCCCAAGCGCAAACCCAGAGCGGTCAGAGTACCTCTGCCTCAGACAAGGTCGACACACTTGGAGCCATCAAGGCCCGCGGATATTTCATCTGCGGCGTCGCAGGCGATCGACCCGGCTTCAGCTTCCCGGACAGCAAAGGCGTGATGCAAGGGCTGGATGCGGACATCTGCCGCTCGGTCGCAGCCGCGATCTTCGGTGATCCGGAAAAAATTCGCTTCACCTCCCTCACCAGCTTGACGCGCTTTCCCGCTCTCCAATCCGGCGAAGTCGACATGTTGGCTCGCTTCACCACGTGGACGCTCACTCGCGAAGCCAGCTTGGGTCTCGACGTCGCCTCGATCTATTTCTATGACGGCCAGGGGTTCATGGTGAAGAAAAGCCTGGGCGTAAAGAGCGCGCTGGAGCTCGATGGCGCTACCGTCTGCGTGACGCAGGGCTCGACAAGCGAAGCCAACATGGTCGACTTCTTCCGGACCCACAATCTCGCACTGAAGCCCATCGTCATCGAAAAGGTCGAACAGGTCCGCGATGCGTTGGCAAACAACCGATGTGACGCCTATACGAACGATTCCTCGCTACTCGGCTCCCTGAAACTTTCGATGGGCCCAGCCGGCGACGAATACATTCTTCTTCCCGACATCATATCAAAGGAACCGCTCGGAACTTTCGTCCGCAAGGGCGACCAACGGTTCTTTGACATCGTTCGCTGGACTTACATCGCCATGCTGACCGCCGAGGAAAGCGGCATCGCCAAAACCAATATCGACACCTTCCGGAAGACACGAGACCCACAGAATCAGCGTTTCGTGGGCGAGACCGGCGATCTAGGCGCCGCTCTTGGGCTGGATGCACAATGGGCCGTTAATGTCGTCAAGGCCGTCGGCAATACCGCCGAGCTGTGGGACCGCACCATCGCCAGCCTGGGTATTCAGCGCGGTGCAAACCGCCTCGCGAAGGATGGTGGCATTCAATACGCTCCTCCGATGCGTTGA
- a CDS encoding Lrp/AsnC family transcriptional regulator gives MLKKLGVHDLDQYDLAILEILQRDNTTPQRTVGDMVNLSAAAVQRRISRLQKGGVIESNVAILDPETVGLPITILVEVHIESERLDLLEAAKKAFIATPEVQQCYYITGDMDFLLVITIASMRDYEDLTKRLFFENHNVKHFKTMVVMDRVKASMGLKLPTEKTTK, from the coding sequence ATGCTGAAGAAGCTCGGGGTGCACGACCTCGATCAATATGATCTAGCAATCCTCGAAATTCTTCAGCGCGACAACACGACTCCGCAGCGCACTGTCGGAGACATGGTCAATCTGTCCGCTGCGGCCGTTCAACGCCGGATCAGCAGGCTTCAGAAGGGCGGTGTCATCGAAAGCAACGTCGCCATCCTGGATCCGGAGACCGTGGGTCTACCGATCACGATCCTCGTGGAAGTGCACATCGAGAGCGAGCGTCTTGATCTACTCGAGGCTGCGAAGAAGGCATTCATTGCAACCCCGGAAGTCCAGCAATGCTACTACATCACTGGCGACATGGATTTCTTGTTGGTGATCACCATCGCTTCGATGCGAGATTACGAAGACCTTACCAAGCGGTTGTTTTTCGAGAATCACAACGTCAAGCATTTCAAGACGATGGTGGTCATGGATCGCGTGAAAGCGTCGATGGGCCTAAAATTGCCCACGGAAAAAACGACCAAATAG
- a CDS encoding M20 family metallopeptidase: MSSVAQPATREDAIAAARRYVVDGDFTAEMAPRIAIRSESPRTDSRDDHLHYLNKEMRPLLERMGFSCRVIENPVEQRLPAMYAERIEDPRRPTILIYGHGDVLWGMSGDWKDGRDPWILDEAGGRIYGRGTADNKGQHSINLAALRIVLDRRGRLGFNTKVLIEMGEETGSLGLAELARNHRDLLKSDCLIASDGPRLAAGAPTLFLGGRGSVGFRLTCEIREGAYHSGNWGGLLVNPGIRLAHAIATITDPTGRIAIPEWIPHRMPPEIRAALKKIVLETGPDDPAIDDNWGEPGLAGAEQVYGWCNFEVLAFLCGRPDAPVNAVPGTAQATCQLRYVVGVDPEKVLPALRAHLDARGFSDVTFEEIKEDFYLATRTNLDNGWVQFALSSMETTLGREASLLPNFGGSLPNEVFAEIIGMPTLWIPHSYPSCSQHAPDEHMLVSVAEEGMQIMTGLFWDLGEAAIRDGQPVASAAA, translated from the coding sequence ATGTCTAGCGTTGCCCAGCCGGCCACGAGGGAAGATGCGATTGCCGCCGCGCGACGCTATGTCGTTGACGGCGACTTCACGGCCGAGATGGCCCCTCGCATTGCCATCCGTAGCGAAAGCCCTCGAACGGACAGCCGCGACGATCACCTTCACTACTTGAACAAGGAAATGCGTCCGCTCCTGGAGCGGATGGGCTTTTCATGCCGGGTCATCGAAAACCCGGTCGAGCAGCGTCTGCCGGCTATGTATGCCGAGCGGATCGAAGATCCGAGACGCCCCACCATTCTGATCTACGGCCACGGCGACGTTCTGTGGGGCATGAGTGGCGATTGGAAGGACGGCCGCGATCCCTGGATACTGGATGAAGCCGGCGGACGCATCTACGGCCGCGGCACTGCGGACAACAAGGGTCAACACTCGATCAACCTGGCTGCCTTGCGCATCGTGCTGGACAGACGCGGCCGGCTTGGGTTCAACACCAAGGTGCTCATCGAGATGGGCGAAGAGACTGGTTCGCTCGGGCTCGCCGAACTCGCGAGAAACCATCGCGATCTGCTCAAGTCAGACTGTCTTATCGCTTCCGACGGCCCCCGTTTGGCGGCAGGTGCACCGACCCTGTTTCTCGGTGGTCGAGGCAGCGTTGGCTTTCGTCTGACCTGCGAGATCCGCGAAGGAGCATATCATTCCGGAAACTGGGGTGGCCTGCTCGTCAATCCCGGCATCAGGCTTGCCCATGCGATCGCCACCATCACCGATCCGACCGGCCGCATCGCGATCCCGGAATGGATACCGCATCGCATGCCGCCCGAGATCCGCGCAGCCCTGAAAAAAATCGTCCTCGAAACAGGCCCCGATGATCCGGCGATTGACGACAACTGGGGTGAGCCGGGCTTGGCGGGCGCGGAACAAGTCTATGGCTGGTGCAATTTCGAGGTCCTAGCCTTCCTTTGCGGTCGGCCTGATGCCCCCGTCAATGCTGTGCCGGGGACCGCTCAAGCAACATGTCAATTGCGTTACGTCGTTGGCGTCGATCCGGAGAAAGTGCTTCCCGCGTTGCGCGCGCATCTGGATGCGCGAGGGTTCTCCGACGTGACATTCGAGGAAATCAAGGAAGACTTCTATCTTGCGACCCGGACCAACCTCGACAACGGCTGGGTTCAGTTCGCCCTCTCGTCGATGGAAACGACGCTCGGTCGCGAGGCATCTTTGTTGCCCAACTTTGGTGGATCGCTGCCAAACGAGGTCTTTGCCGAGATCATCGGCATGCCGACCCTCTGGATCCCGCACTCCTATCCTTCCTGCTCCCAGCATGCACCGGACGAGCACATGCTCGTCAGCGTGGCGGAGGAAGGAATGCAAATCATGACGGGCCTGTTCTGGGATCTCGGAGAGGCGGCAATCCGAGACGGGCAACCAGTCGCATCGGCGGCGGCCTGA